The Salvelinus fontinalis isolate EN_2023a chromosome 9, ASM2944872v1, whole genome shotgun sequence genome has a window encoding:
- the LOC129862939 gene encoding basic proline-rich protein-like, whose product MGQRGGGVEGAMGVEGRRGPTASISRPQPPPHGTSLPLTAPASPSRHQPPPRGSNLPLTATASPSRHQPPPHGTSLPLTATASPSRAPASPSRPQTPPHGPQPPPHGTSLPLTATASPSRAPASPSRSQPPPQGPQPPPRGPSFPLTGPTLLLAPPPHGPHLPPRGPSLPFTGPTLPLAVPASPSRAPPSSSRSQPPPYGPHPPPRASPSRAPASSSRSQPPPHGPHPPPHGTSLPPLPQPPPHGPQPPPHAFPSRAPSSSSRPQPPPYGHSLPLTGPSLPLTGPSLPLTATASPSRAPPSSSRSQPPPHGPHPPPHGTSLPLTATASPSRAPASPSRAPASSSRSQPPPHGPHPPPHGTSLPPLPQPPPHGPQPPPHGTSTAADKHLGRGNADLLLMFREEWRLIPHGTFEKGESRGKTGKGVPDILNPDQLTAPASPSRAPASSSRSQPHPHGPHPPPHGTSLPPLPQPPPHGPQPPPHDSPLRAPPSSSRPQPPPHEPHSPPRGPSLPLTGPILLLAAPASPLRPQPPPHGPQPPPHGPQPPPHGHSLPLTGPTFLLAVLASPSRAPPSPLRSQPPPHGPHPPPRASPSRAPASSSRSQPPPHGPHPPPHGTSLPPLPQPPPHGPQPPPHASPSRAPSSSSRPQPPPRGSSLPLTATASPSRAPPSSSRLPPTVPASPSRHQPPPHGYRLPPTAPASPSAPTSPLLKTLKHTLHSCTAPLPSSSPAKELGLHASCL is encoded by the exons ATGGGTCAGAGGGGCGGAGGGGTGGAAGGGGCGATGGGTGTGGAGGGGCGGAGAGGCCCGACGG cctccatctcacggcCGCAGCCTCCACCTCACGGCACCAGCCTCCCCCTCACGGCACCAGCCTCCCCCTCACGGCACCAGCCTCCCCCTCGCGGCTCCAACCTCCCCCTCACGGCCACAGCCTCCCCCTCACGGCACCAGCCTCCCCCTCACGGCACCAGCCTCCCCCTCACGGCCACAGCCTCCCCCTCACGGGCCCCAGCTTCCCCCTCACGGCCACAGACCCCCCCTCACGGGccccagcctccccctcacggCACCAGCCTCCCCCTCACGGCCACAGCCTCCCCCTCACGGGCCCCAGCCTCCCCCTCGCGGTCCCAGCCTCCCCCTCAAGGGCCCCAACCTCCTCCTCGCGGCCCCAGCTTCCCCCTCAcgggccccaccctcctcctcgcg cctccccctcacggGCCCCACCTTCCTCCTCGCGGTCCTAGCCTCCCCTTCACGGGCCCCACCCTCCCCCTTGCGGTCCCAGCCTCACCCTCAcgggccccaccctcctcctcgcgGTCCCAGCCTCCCCCTTAcgggccccaccctcctcctcgcg cctccccctcacggGCCCCAGCCTCCTCCTCGCGGtcccagcctccccctcacgggccccaccctcctcctcacggCACCAGCCTCCCCCCACTGCCACAGCCTCCCCCTCACGGGccccagcctccccctcacg CCTTCCCCTCACGGGCCCCATCCTCCTCCTCGCGGCCCCAGCCTCCCCCTTACGGCCACAGCCTCCCCCTCACGGGccccagcctccccctcacgggccccagcctccccctcacggCCACAGCCTCCCCCTCACGGGCCCCACCTTCCTCCTCGCGGtcccagcctccccctcacgggccccaccctcctcctcacggCACCAGCCTCCCCCTCACTGCCACAGCCTCCCCCTCACGGGCCCCAGCTTCCCCCTCACGGGCCCCAGCCTCCTCCTCGCGGtcccagcctccccctcacgggccccaccctcctcctcacggCACCAGCCTCCCCCCACTGCCACAGCCTCCCCCTCACGGGccccagcctccccctcacg GGACGTcgacagcggcggacaaacatctgggccgagggaACGCTGACCTCCTGCTCATGTtcagggaagagtggaggctgataccCCATGGAACATTCGAAAAGGGAGAGTCCCGTGGCAAAACTGGGAAGGGTGTTCCGGACATACTCAACCCAGACCAGTTGACGGCtccag cctccccctcacggGCCCCAGCCTCCTCCTCGCGGTCCCAGCCTCACCCTCAcgggccccaccctcctcctcacggCACCAGCCTCCCCCCACTGCCACAGCCTCCCCCTCACGGGccccagcctccccctcacg ACTCCCCCTTAcgggccccaccctcctcctcgcggccccagcctccccctcacgAGCCCCACTCTCCTCCTCGCGGTCCCAGCCTTCCCCTCACGGGCCCCATCCTCCTCCTCGCGGCCCCAGCCTCCCCCTTACGGCCACAGCCTCCCCCTCACGGGccccagcctccccctcacgggccccagcctccccctcacggCCACAGCCTCCCCCTCACGGGCCCCACCTTCCTCCTCGCGGTCCTAGCCTCCCCCTCACGGGCCCCACCCTCCCCCTTGCGGtcccagcctccccctcacgggccccaccctcctcctcgcg CTTCCCCCTCACGGGCCCCAGCCTCCTCCTCGCGGtcccagcctccccctcacgggccccaccctcctcctcacggCACCAGCCTCCCCCCACTGCCACAGCCTCCCCCTCACGGGccccagcctccccctcacg cctccccctcacggGCCCCATCCTCCTCCTCGCGGCCCCAGCCTCCCCCTCGCGGCTCCAGCCTCCCCCTCACTGCCACAGCCTCCCCCTCAcgggccccaccctcctcctcgcg ACTCCCCCCCACGGtcccagcctccccctcacggCACCAGCCTCCCCCTCACGGCTACAGACTCCCCCCCACGGCACCAGCCTCCCCTTCGGCCCCAACCTCCCCTCTTCTTaaaacactcaaacacactctGCACAGCTGCACCGCTCCGCTCCCCTCATCCAGCCCTGCCAAAGAACTGGGGCTCCATGCTTCCTGCCTTTGA
- the LOC129861948 gene encoding transmembrane protein 178B-like, giving the protein MSAMRTLTVAGLFLAFCALGLIAVAICTDNWYETDARRHRERCKNYSNKRNDPGFIYISNQNLPLRMLPKENNVERKGSSGGVLLRAKRHFLPPAPAMESLCSRQYNSTISGLWRKCHREGFDLETEDLIFKGLVQRCTPIKYYYYYLALPRKLSVNIIKTIRQDEWHALHLQRMTTSFIGMAVSIILFGWVIGALGCCQQHDLMQYVAGLLFLMGGTCCIISLCTCVAGINFQLSRYPRYMYGIPEDIGHGYGWSMFCAWGGLGLTLLAGFLCTLAPSLYPPVPHTMVERSQRKPRHENGCV; this is encoded by the exons ATGTCTGCTATGAGGACATTGACGGTCGCGGGATTGTTTCTGGCTTTTTGCGCGTTGGGACTCATTGCAGTCGCAATATGTACTGACAACTGGTACGAGACCGATGCAAGGAGGCACAGGGAACGTTGTAAGAATTATTCCAACAAAAGGAACGACCCTGGATTCATCTATATCTCCAACCAGAACCTCCCACTCCGTATGCTACCGAAGGAGAATAACGTGGAGCGGAAGGGGTCGAGTGGAGGAGTCCTCCTGCGGGCTAAGCGGCACTTCTTGCCCCCTGCCCCGGCCATGGAGTCCCTCTGCAGTCGGCAGTACAACTCCACCATCTCCGGGCTGTGGAGGAAATGTCACCGGGAGGGATTCGACCTGGAGACAGAGGATCTCATCTTTAAAG GTTTAGTTCAGCGCTGCACACCGATaaaatactactactattatttaGCCCTTCCCAGAAAGCTGAGCGTCAATATAATCAAGACTATTCGTCAGGATGAGTGGCACGCACTCC ACCTGCAGAGAATGACAACCAGTTTCATCGGCATGGCTGTGTCCATCATCCTGTTTGGCTGGGTGATCGGGGCTCTGGGCTGCTGTCAGCAGCATGACCTGATGCAGTACGTAGCGGGACTGCTCTTCCTCATGGGAG GAACATGCTGTATCATCTCTCTGTGTACATGTGTAGCAGGGATCAACTTCCAACTGTCCCGTTATCCTCGGTACATGTATGGGATCCCAGAGGACATCGGTCACGGATACGGTTGGTCCATGTTCTGCGCATGGGGGGGCCTAGGTCTCACCCTATTGGCTGGCTTCCTGTGCACGCTGGCTCCTTCCCTCTACCCCCCTGTGCCTCACACTATGGTAGAGAGGTCGCAACGCAAGCCTCGACATGAGAACGGCTGTGTGTga